One Amia ocellicauda isolate fAmiCal2 chromosome 13, fAmiCal2.hap1, whole genome shotgun sequence genomic window, GACTTCTCAAAGAGAGAAGAGCGCTGTGCAGGCCGATTCACAGGGCACCACACTGTGAGGGTGGGCGATTCGAAGAGCTGCAAGTGCACTTGTTCAGCAAGTGTCAGGTATTGAGTACGGGCTGCACATGAATGATCCAAAACAAGGGGAGCGTGCGCTTCTCTCCCCAGCCTTGGACACTGAGGGGCAGACTTCAGTGggcttataaaaataaaaaaataataaaaacaaaaaaatatatattgggcTCTGAGATATCCCAGAACCACAACATCCCCAaaacaagagctgcagtatcTCTGGGGAACGGATGCCATCAGTTCATGCTGCCATAAGACCGAGGCATGGAACCCCCCACACCCCACCGTCCCACTCTTCACAAGCTGGATTTGGCCCACAATGCGGCTGGAGGAGCGACCAGCCCTCAGGACACGTTGGTGATGGGCTTGTATTTCTTGAGTCTGGTCCACTGGCCTGTGGAGTAGTTCATCTCAAACACTGTGTCCACCAGCATGGTGGTGCTGCCCGTGCCATCAGCCTTGGGCAGAACCTCCGTGTGCTCGCTGAGCTTGATCTGGATGATGTCTCCCTGCTCCGGACATGGGTTTTCTGACAAGACAAAAAGAACAATTGGAATACACATTCAAAAAGACCCCCAAACCTGATGAGATGAAAAAGCTCTGTGAGGACTCTTTCAAAGATTCAGCCCAGATAAAGTACCTCGCCACCCGATTTCAGACAGTGAAgacagcagacacacagactcgtTCAAACTAGGTACAAGCTTCATTCAAAAAAAGCTTTAGTTCAATCACTAGAACCTCACATGCATAACAATATTGTTTAGAAAATaaacctaaaaataaatatttaactgcgcagtgtgtgtgtgtatattttatatatatataaataatatatatataaataaataatcagtctcacctgcattacctgtgaaatgttggaaaacattaggcagaaaatagaggagcatcttaaatgaaaaccatattcttggtcaacatgggtttagacgaggcagatcatgtcttatacttagattttcagaaagcttttgaccaaagactgatcctcaaattggaagcagTAGGCATTcaaggtaatgtaagtagatggattatgaactggttgatgtataggcaTATTTTGGAAATAGTAAAACACAGCGGAAGTAGTGTGGGTCTAAGAAATGTAAGTTAAACGTTGCTGTTACTTAATGTTTTAATACCAAATTGTTGACAGAAGCTTACGGATGACATTCCGTGACGTCAATTGCACGTtttatcaaacaaacaaaagtaagcatcatgtggatatatatatatatatatatatatatatatatatatatatatatatatatatattctttttttttttttttttacattaatgtaaaatgtagatTTCTGTCAGCTCCGTCACATGCCTAATAGACGACTATATAAACTGAAGAGTGGGCACAAGTTATCCAACAAGTAATGTAAGAACTTTGTAtgtgaataaaatgtaattattttggtACATTACCGATATGCGTTTGTGTCAAAATTAACCTTAACAGTACATGTTGTGTACCAGACACACCTTGctttaaaagcacaaacaaacagTGGATGGCTCACGTACCTCTGGATCCTGCCATGAAGCCAAGAATGAGGGCTTTCTCTGGCCTGGTAACCTTGTTTGCCGTCTTGAACATTTCCTGGGCAGCATACATCTGTTCTCtctgagaaaagaaaaaggtcaAAGGGCAGTTATTAAATTAAACCAGTGAATCACACAGTTCTGCCTAGTACTTGTGCTGTTCAGAGAAAGATATAAAAAAGCAGGCTTGCAAGTATAATCCATTGGAAAAATCTGCATCTGCAACAATAAATGGCTTTGATAGCAAGACTGAATTCTAATGGTTTAAGtacaaaaaaagtgtatttgGTGCAATTACAACTGGTGAAAGCTTTGCATCTTTGAATCTGTCTCAGTcaaaaaatagaaaaggaaaaacagaaaggtATTGATATACAAATGGCCCAAACAGCTTGGCAACACATCAAAATGGTTTCAGAATGTACTTCTATCCTGACATCAGGGTTGAAAATACATGGGGGGGACTTGCCCCTGAACACCTACAATGTGCCGCAGGGGttatctaaaaaacaaaaagatatcaGGAAATCATAGCACGACATACTGTGCTGCATCAAAAAGCCAACAATAATGTCCTACCATCACGCTTTCTCTTCTGCGATTCCCAATTGGTTCCTAAGCCTAGAAACCTAATGTGCCATTACTTGTATTGTTGCTATACGTTTCAGACCGCCACAGATCACCATACGCTGCATCAAATATGGACCACTGAGGTAAAGAATAAGCCATCCGAGTTACAAGGTGCAAGTGCAAGGTGAAATTGTCAGTTTTAAACAGGAAGTGCTTTCTACCTGGgggaaaaaagttatttttgtaaaattgtgactgGGGTGTATGCTGATAAGATAACTATGAAAATCTATTTTGCAGTATATACCATACAAAGATAAATAACACTGAAAAACCTCCAGCATGAAAATAGCACCTGTGGCAATTTCAACAAGgggtattttatgttttttacccTGCCTGCCTTACACAGATTTTTTTATATTCCAACAATAATTCTGAGCAGATTCGGAGCAGAACACAGAGCGGCCCCAGCGCCTGTGTGTGACACTGGCATCGCAGTACTCAGGAGGAGGACGGCAGGACGCACCGTGAGCGAGAGGTTCTTTTTGGGCTGCGGCTGCTGGGCAGCCTGCTGCGGCGGAGGCTGTGTGGGGGTGGGCTGTGGGGTGGGCTCTGGCTGCGTGGCGGTGGCAGCTGCAGGCGGGGTACTGATGATGGGGGTGCTGGTGGGGGTGGGTGGCGAGGTGGGGGCCGTGGGGCTGGTGGCGCTGTTGTACAGGGGCGTCCTCTGTTTGAACTGTCCGGGCAGCGCTGTGTTGGGGGGCGCAGACTCCTCCGCCTGCCGGCTGGTCTGAAGGGCCTCCCGCACTGAGCCCCCAGTGTTGGCTGGGGAGAAACAGAGGCGTCAGGAAAAGACAagactttttttcatttttaatcaatttCAATGTATTCATACTTTTACCTGTACTAAAAAGAAGAACATCTGCCAGTACCAACATATTCAAATTTCACCCCTTTTCATTATCTTTCCACAGTataaacattttcacatttaccTGCTACCTTACAGACCGGTGAAAATATGACAGCTTGGAATTGTTGAATTGGATTAAATTAAagcttaaatttaaaaaaaaaaaaaaaaaaaaatcccttttcTTGTTTCTTCATTCTTTTCCTGTTAATTCCCATTATTCTCTTATGTACATCTGTGCTTTACAGACATTATCTCTTCCTCTGTAGAACTGAGCCTTAATATAACCTTCTCAGTTCTTCGTCTCTGGGAGTCGTAACAGTAATGCATTGCAAACCAGGACATTTGACTCTAATCCTCCTGCAGTTTACCTTCATGGCTGTAGCACATATACTACAAATACTTTAATTTAAGCATGGCATTATATTTTTACCAAATATGAACCCTCTCACAGATCTGCCCTTGATGAAATTGATGATTTCAACCCAGAGGCTAATTGGTGTCCTGCTTTCTGGCAGGACCCTTCTCTGGGAGCATATGAGCACTCACCCTGCTGCGCTTCAGAGCTGGGAATGTATGAAGATGACGGAACCATACTGGGAGTGGCGGGCAGATAACTGGTAGAGGGTAACACGTTCTCGTTGTTTAAAGCACCAAGTTTCTGAAACAAAGATATGCAATAATGGAACTGTTCAAACAAATGTTATACTACATTTTATTGTTCAAACCAAATATGATTAGCCAGATACTTCTCACAACATCTATCCCCTGAAAGAGTACAAATATACTtgattgtatgtatgtgttgttgACAATTATATCGACATTAATGGATATTAAATCTTATTATTCAACCACCAATTGGAATATTGGAAAATGGCAGCGTATAAAGCTAAAATGAAACAGGTCTTATGtcatattgttaaaaataataacatttgtaCATGTTACAGCAGCAGTTAAAGTGAAGAGCTCACAGTATATGATTGGTTCATACAAGTGCATACTTTGTGTGTATTATGGTGTGTAGTATGCATATTTTGGTATGTAATATGTATGCATGTTGTGCTGCAGTACCTGTGTGGACACCAGGCCGGCAGCGTAGTCTGGCGTTGCATTCTCAACCACCGCTTCTTCTTTGGCAGGTTTCTCTCCTGcttctgtgtctgttttgacAACATGACAAAATACAGTGACTAACAGCTTTAAAGGATACAAATGcccaaaaatatattatacaaacaaaacagaaagcgTTCATTTTCAGATATCTGCTGCCGTTTCATCTAGTTTACGTTCTTTTGAGCAGCGTATTTCCAAAAATAACATGTATGACTcctccctgtatcatgatccagattaacattgacaataaGTGAAGTATCCtagatattttcattttttatttctctgcGGGAGAATTGAACTGAGTTCCAGTATTACAAGTGCACGTCTGTGTTGCTCAAATCTCTTCTGGGTATATATAGCCATGTGTTAGCATATCAGTATGATATATACAGTCGCAGGGTATATTTAGCTAACTGATTATAACTAAGGTGGCAGAAATTATTCTTAAGAAcaactaatacatttatatgattTTTGATTACACCAACAACACTCAGGGATCCAGAACTTACTCAAactgtttttcacaaattcagtgaTATTTTTTCCTTCATAACCTCCACATAAgcttaataaattacaatatgtGTATGATAATTACATCATCACATCAATAATATCATGTGCATCATTAACTTATATTTTGTAcgggattcctttaaaaatataccTAGTCCTGACAATTGTCAATGGATCAGGTAGTGGTTGTATTAATCACAATTTTTTCAAGGCAGGGATTTATTTCTGCAGtcaatacatttaagaaacatctGCCTGTCATTTGTCAAATTCACGTTGGTTTCACAGGCAACTGCAAGTCTATGTGGTAAACAACTCTGCTTTTTGTTGATCTTATCATTCAGACAACCGCCTAAACTAGCATTAACATAGTACATGTAGTTGCCAATGAGGGTTTaccaatataataaaaaaaatcacttcattcatttttatatttaatttagaaaaaggacttttttttttttttttatctcgcAGAACTTAACTACCAACGTCCCTTTGAATATTAGAATGCTCATGCACATCCCCAGTGCGTGTatattataaatacacacacacagtgattgTAGACTACTGTAGACTGCCTTTTCATGTCTAGCCTTTAATTCCTTTGCTCTGTGATGGTCAAACTGcagatgtttttaaaacattctATACAAAGGACACTCCATTACTAAGAGTtgaagaaattatatatttttaataccgttatgttttatttttattttattttactgttgcCATGCTAAACATTTATCAGTTTAAACCACTATTATTAAGGGGAACATATTCACCTAAtgtctttcttctccttttggCTTCTCGTCCAGCACCCACCATGTCCAGCTCAGAGATGTCTAGTAACTGTGAAAAACAGTACATAAGAAGAAACATATGACAGTGCCTTTAAAGTGAGAAATACTTTTTCGAAATGGTAACCAGTAATGGTCATCCTAATGGAAGCAATGGATATCCTTCTGACCTATTATACAAATCTGTATTCTGTAACATCAGAGGAAGCAAACCAGAAtcacattttataattttacatttatatttaatacatactTAAAGAATGCAGTTCCCTAGAATTTTTGAAAATAGTGAAGGTTTGACTTGACAGTAAAACTATTACAGTGATACCATGCATGCATTGTACATTCTCTGTAGACTTAAAGTACCTTCTTTAAAAGGTATATGACAAAGATAAATGATTGATAGGTTTACCTCTACCCCAATATAACAAGATACGATATAATGTGAACTTGAAtataatgctgtaaagtaaaaatgGTTTTGAAAACTGAAATTTTTTTAAGCTTTCACTCCAATGTTCatggca contains:
- the nelfa gene encoding negative elongation factor A, producing MASMRESDTGLWLHNKLGSTDELWAPSSIASLLTVSVIDNIRLCFSSLSPPVKLKLLLGMLHLPRRTVDEMKEALSEIIQLATLDSEPWVLMVADILKSFPETGSLNLDLEEQNPNVQDILGELREKVSECEASAMLPLECQYLNKNALTTLVGPLTPPVKHFQLKRKPKSATLRAELLQKSTETAQQLKKTAGVPYHAKGRGLVKKIDTTTPLKGIPKAPFRSPTTPSMFSPTTNRTPIAPPRTPMRKERGVKLLDISELDMVGAGREAKRRRKTLDTEAGEKPAKEEAVVENATPDYAAGLVSTQKLGALNNENVLPSTSYLPATPSMVPSSSYIPSSEAQQANTGGSVREALQTSRQAEESAPPNTALPGQFKQRTPLYNSATSPTAPTSPPTPTSTPIISTPPAAATATQPEPTPQPTPTQPPPQQAAQQPQPKKNLSLTREQMYAAQEMFKTANKVTRPEKALILGFMAGSRENPCPEQGDIIQIKLSEHTEVLPKADGTGSTTMLVDTVFEMNYSTGQWTRLKKYKPITNVS